A stretch of the Aegilops tauschii subsp. strangulata cultivar AL8/78 chromosome 4, Aet v6.0, whole genome shotgun sequence genome encodes the following:
- the LOC109771986 gene encoding zinc finger CCCH domain-containing protein 53-like produces the protein MNPASRQIYLIFPADSTFHEDDISNYFSICGPVHDVRIPYQQNHMFGFVTFVYKEKGKVRSKFRKHKGERVDFSSCGSPNYCIYLIAFCYPDRNCPKNEATLGGGTYT, from the exons ATGAACCCGGCGTCTCGACAGATATACCTCATCTTCCCGGCGGACAGCACCTTCCACGAGGATGACATCTCCAACTACTTCAG CATCTGCGGTCCTGTCCACGATGTGCGCATCCCCTACCAGCAGAACCACATGTTTGGGTTCGTCACCttcgtctacaaggagaagggcAAGGTCCGCAGCAAGTTCAG GAAGCATAAGGGCGAGAGGGTGGACTTCTCTAGCTGCGGGTCTCCCAACTATTGTATCTACTTGATTGCCTTCTGTTATCCAGATCGAAATTGTCCTAAGAATGAGGCAACACTCGGAGGTGGCACCTACACATGA